A stretch of DNA from Bacteroidales bacterium:
TCTCATCAGGATAATATTCACGAACTGCAATAAGATCGTATTGTTTCATATTATTATTCAATTTTAGTCGTTATAGTAAATTGTTTAATCCTTCAATTAACAAATATTTTTGTTTAAACTTTAATGTTTCTTTTATTTTCGTGTTACCACCAACCATTTCCCATACTTCATTTTCTCTATAAGGAACTGCACCGAAATTTATTTTTGATTTACTATTCAGAATCATTTTTAGTTGCAGAGCTAAATCATGTAATGTTATTCCCTGCCCACTGCATACATTAAACACTTCGTTATAGGCATTTATATCAGTTGACAAAATCATGGCCTGAATAATATCATTTATAAATAGGAAATCCCGAACCTGTTTACCTTTTGTCATATTAAAATTTTCATTATTTTTCAATGCACTAATTAATTGTGGAATAAAGAATTGATTTGGCATATCTGGCCCATAGAAATTAAACAGACGAAGAATAGTATAGTTCTTTTGATACATTTCTGAAAATGTTTTTATACTCGTCTCAGCACAATATTTTGAGAGTGAATATGGTGAGGCAGGGATGAAATTATCATCCTCCTTGAAAGGAGGTTTTATTGACTTACCACCATAAATTTCGCTGGTACTGGTAAAGATAAAGTTTTCATATTCAATCT
This window harbors:
- a CDS encoding GDP-mannose 4,6-dehydratase; the encoded protein is IEYENFIFTSTSEIYGGKSIKPPFKEDDNFIPASPYSLSKYCAETSIKTFSEMYQKNYTILRLFNFYGPDMPNQFFIPQLISALKNNENFNMTKGKQVRDFLFINDIIQAMILSTDINAYNEVFNVCSGQGITLHDLALQLKMILNSKSKINFGAVPYRENEVWEMVGGNTKIKETLKFKQKYLLIEGLNNLL